The Thermobispora bispora DSM 43833 genome window below encodes:
- a CDS encoding ABC transporter ATP-binding protein yields the protein MDDAALSLTSVTKSFGSVRAVDGLTLTVPRGQTVALLGPNGAGKSTTIAVLLGLLPPDSGEVTLFGGPPEHAVRLGRVGAMPQVGGLISRVTVRELLTFVAGAYPRPLPLDHVLALARITELRDRRVDRLSGGQAQRVRFAMAVIGDPDLIVLDEPTAALDAGARRRFWHGMRDLADQGKTILFSTHYLEEADEHADRIVVIDRGRLVADGTSAEIKRMAALTTVRVTARGDVAWLGTLPGVRHLEVQGDRVHLHSSDPDATVVALAQAGAVRDIEVTPADLEDAFIALTAKETV from the coding sequence ATGGACGACGCAGCGCTATCACTCACCTCGGTGACCAAGAGCTTCGGCTCCGTGCGCGCGGTGGACGGCCTCACGCTCACCGTTCCCCGGGGCCAGACCGTCGCCCTGCTCGGGCCGAACGGGGCGGGCAAGTCGACCACCATCGCCGTGCTCCTCGGGCTCCTGCCCCCGGACAGCGGCGAGGTGACCCTGTTCGGCGGTCCCCCCGAGCATGCCGTACGGCTGGGCCGCGTCGGCGCCATGCCCCAGGTGGGCGGCCTGATCTCCCGGGTCACCGTGCGGGAGCTCCTGACCTTCGTGGCCGGCGCCTACCCCAGGCCACTCCCCCTCGACCACGTGCTCGCCCTCGCCCGCATCACCGAGCTCCGCGACCGCCGGGTGGACCGGCTCTCCGGCGGCCAGGCCCAGCGGGTGCGGTTCGCGATGGCCGTCATCGGCGATCCCGACCTGATCGTCCTCGACGAGCCCACCGCCGCGCTCGACGCCGGGGCGAGACGGCGGTTCTGGCACGGCATGCGGGACCTGGCGGACCAAGGCAAGACGATCCTGTTCTCCACCCACTACCTCGAGGAGGCCGACGAGCACGCCGACCGGATCGTCGTCATCGACCGGGGCCGGTTGGTGGCGGACGGCACCAGCGCCGAGATCAAGCGGATGGCCGCGCTGACCACGGTGCGGGTGACGGCGCGCGGCGACGTCGCCTGGCTCGGGACGCTCCCCGGGGTCCGCCACCTGGAGGTCCAGGGAGACCGCGTGCACCTGCACAGCAGTGACCCCGACGCCACCGTGGTGGCGCTCGCCCAGGCGGGAGCGGTGCGGGACATCGAGGTGACCCCCGCCGACCTGGAGGACGCGTTCATCGCGCTCACCGCGAAGGAGACGGTGTGA